One Microbacterium esteraromaticum genomic window carries:
- a CDS encoding CpaF family protein: protein MSHPAVAVAESVRRRLRLENTDPGARPDEARRIAQLEVRRHNDLALQRGEAMIDDEAALVRDVLASVSGFGALQPLLDDPDVEEIWLNGPDSVFVAKGGASHRVDLQLTDALIRDLVERMLQTTGRRVDVSQPFVDASLPDGSRLHVAIADVVRGSWAVNIRKFLKRHRSLDALVAQGSVPRHVADLLLDALDEGRSIIVSGATHAGKTTLLGALLAECAAEQRIITVEETFELAVDGPDVVALQGRQASLEGTGEITLRRLVKEALRMRPDRLVVGEVRDAEALDLVLALNTGVPGAGTVHSNSAAEALEKLALLPLLAGRNIDRAFIAPALASSISFVVHCRREPDGSRRVAEVIAPTGEVVDGRILSTAVYRAGEEA, encoded by the coding sequence GTGAGCCATCCCGCCGTCGCCGTCGCAGAGAGCGTGCGCCGGCGCCTGCGCCTCGAGAACACCGATCCGGGGGCCCGGCCCGACGAGGCGCGGCGCATCGCTCAGCTCGAGGTGCGGCGGCACAACGATCTCGCTCTGCAGCGCGGTGAGGCGATGATCGATGACGAGGCCGCTCTCGTGCGCGACGTGCTGGCGTCGGTCTCGGGCTTCGGCGCCCTGCAGCCGCTCCTCGACGATCCGGACGTCGAGGAGATCTGGCTGAACGGACCGGACAGCGTCTTCGTGGCGAAGGGTGGGGCATCGCATCGCGTCGATCTGCAACTGACGGATGCCCTCATCCGCGACCTGGTCGAGCGGATGCTGCAGACCACCGGGCGGAGGGTGGACGTCAGCCAGCCGTTCGTCGATGCCTCGCTTCCCGACGGATCCCGTCTGCATGTGGCGATCGCCGACGTCGTTCGCGGGTCATGGGCGGTGAACATCCGCAAGTTCCTGAAGCGGCATCGCTCGCTCGACGCCCTGGTCGCGCAGGGATCGGTGCCGAGGCATGTCGCCGATCTGCTGCTCGACGCGCTGGACGAGGGGCGCAGCATCATCGTCTCGGGTGCGACGCACGCGGGAAAGACCACACTGCTCGGCGCCCTGCTCGCGGAGTGCGCGGCCGAGCAGCGGATCATCACCGTCGAGGAGACCTTCGAGCTCGCCGTCGACGGGCCGGATGTCGTGGCCCTGCAGGGACGACAGGCGAGTCTCGAGGGCACGGGCGAGATCACGCTGCGGCGGCTCGTGAAGGAGGCGCTGCGCATGCGGCCGGACCGCCTCGTCGTCGGCGAGGTGCGCGACGCGGAGGCGCTCGACCTGGTGCTCGCGCTGAACACCGGCGTGCCGGGGGCGGGAACCGTGCATTCCAATTCGGCGGCCGAGGCCCTCGAGAAGCTCGCCCTGCTTCCCCTGCTCGCCGGGCGCAACATCGACCGCGCGTTCATCGCCCCCGCGCTGGCGTCATCGATCTCGTTCGTCGTGCACTGCCGGCGTGAGCCGGACGGATCGCGGCGCGTCGCCGAGGTGATCGCCCCGACCGGAGAGGTCGTCGACGGCCGCATCCTCAGCACCGCGGTCTACCGAGCGGGGGAGGAGGCATGA
- a CDS encoding pilus assembly protein TadG-related protein: protein MSVGERIREALGDDEGSVLPLILGYLLLAVVVIFVCVCATDLYIAQKRLDSLADAAALAGSDGFTLRAEGDGVRAELTDDGVRDQASAVVEAVDAQATLVSATTPDGVSASVTVAADWHPPLFSPFVPAGVPLEATATSRTALR, encoded by the coding sequence ATGAGCGTGGGCGAACGGATCCGAGAGGCGCTCGGCGACGATGAGGGCAGCGTGCTGCCGCTGATCCTCGGCTATCTCCTGCTCGCGGTCGTCGTGATCTTCGTCTGCGTGTGCGCCACCGACCTGTACATCGCGCAGAAGCGCCTCGACTCGCTCGCCGACGCGGCGGCGCTCGCCGGATCAGACGGCTTCACGCTGCGGGCCGAGGGTGACGGCGTCCGTGCCGAGCTCACCGACGACGGCGTGCGCGATCAGGCCTCGGCCGTGGTGGAAGCCGTCGACGCGCAGGCCACACTGGTGTCGGCCACCACGCCCGACGGTGTCTCCGCCAGCGTCACGGTCGCCGCGGACTGGCATCCGCCGCTCTTCTCGCCGTTCGTGCCCGCCGGGGTGCCGCTCGAGGCGACGGCGACGAGCCGCACGGCGCTGCGCTGA
- a CDS encoding MFS transporter — translation MVYAPTVLFSLGEGAVIPLIPVVATRLGADVSVAALVASAIVIGQLCGNLPAGALVARIGERFTMVVAGGLSIVAGVGMLLAEHLALFALSVFVLGFCAAAFGLARHAFMTTRVPPRFRARALSLLGGSFRFGVFVGPFVAAALIQLTGSEQSTIWALIVCCAAIVPLVLFGPDPEKSSPVLLKPTGAAVAEDSGEVVTGSIPTRDRYGVLETIRYYRGVLMRLGIAAAALSAVRSARQVIVPLWGVSLGLDASTIAIVVGVSGAIDFALFYASGQVMDRFGRIWAALPAMLLMAAGLIALSLTHDLDHASMWFALMAAVLGLGNGLSSGILLTYGADLAPETDPATFLGAWRTLTDAGGAAAPVLVASIVALASLPLATGVMGAVALLGAAGFAVWTPRFLPRHDT, via the coding sequence ATGGTCTACGCGCCGACGGTTCTCTTCTCGCTCGGCGAGGGTGCCGTCATCCCGCTCATCCCCGTCGTCGCGACCCGTCTCGGTGCCGATGTCTCGGTCGCCGCACTGGTGGCCTCGGCGATCGTGATCGGGCAGCTGTGCGGCAATCTCCCGGCAGGTGCGCTGGTGGCCAGGATCGGCGAGCGCTTCACGATGGTCGTCGCCGGCGGGCTGTCGATCGTCGCCGGCGTCGGGATGCTGCTCGCGGAGCACCTCGCCCTGTTCGCGCTCTCGGTGTTCGTGCTCGGCTTCTGCGCCGCTGCGTTCGGGCTCGCCAGGCATGCGTTCATGACCACGAGGGTCCCGCCGCGGTTCCGCGCGAGGGCCCTTTCTCTGCTCGGCGGCAGCTTCCGCTTCGGCGTGTTCGTCGGACCGTTCGTCGCGGCGGCGCTCATCCAGCTCACCGGATCGGAGCAGTCGACGATCTGGGCCCTGATCGTGTGCTGCGCGGCTATCGTGCCGCTGGTGCTTTTCGGCCCCGACCCCGAGAAGAGCAGCCCGGTGCTGCTGAAGCCCACCGGTGCCGCGGTCGCCGAGGACTCGGGCGAGGTGGTCACAGGATCCATCCCCACCCGCGATCGCTACGGGGTGCTCGAGACGATCCGGTACTACCGGGGCGTGCTCATGCGCCTGGGGATCGCTGCGGCCGCCCTGTCGGCGGTGCGCTCGGCCCGCCAGGTGATCGTTCCGCTGTGGGGTGTCTCGCTCGGGCTCGACGCCAGCACGATCGCGATCGTCGTCGGGGTCTCCGGCGCGATCGACTTCGCCCTTTTCTACGCGAGCGGACAGGTGATGGACCGCTTCGGCCGCATCTGGGCCGCGCTGCCGGCGATGCTGCTCATGGCCGCGGGCCTGATCGCGCTCTCGCTCACACACGATCTCGATCACGCGTCGATGTGGTTCGCGCTCATGGCCGCCGTGCTGGGGCTCGGCAACGGCCTCTCCAGTGGCATCCTGCTCACCTACGGCGCCGATCTCGCCCCTGAGACGGATCCGGCGACCTTCCTCGGCGCGTGGCGGACGCTGACGGATGCCGGGGGCGCGGCGGCTCCGGTGCTCGTGGCGTCGATCGTCGCGCTCGCCTCGCTGCCCCTCGCCACGGGGGTGATGGGCGCGGTGGCGCTGCTGGGCGCCGCCGGCTTCGCCGTATGGACGCCGCGTTTCCTGCCGCGCCACGACACCTGA
- the ftsE gene encoding cell division ATP-binding protein FtsE: protein MIRFENVTKRYRGTTRPALSEVDFNVEAGEFVFLVGASGSGKSTCLRLILREDVPTTGRVAVLGRDLRSLANRKVPYFRRHIGSVFQDFRLLPSKTVAQNVAFSLQVIGSSRGFIQQAVPEALALVGLDGKAKRMPHELSGGEQQRVAIARAIVNRPKVLLADEPTGNLDPATSVGIMQLLTRINAGGTTVVMATHEAAFVDQMQRRVIELKGGEMVRDEAGGGYGDTSSIPRLTPEAVPGAAAAAALTAVQEVQRESITGVIETPPAEQPPAVAPPSDPDAQRPPAQPVQGAPAAPTPPEEPATTVGPRTNPIVIPEVEVAELGMADRLGLSGDDDEEVGPTS, encoded by the coding sequence ATGATCCGGTTCGAGAACGTCACCAAACGCTACCGCGGCACCACCCGCCCCGCACTGTCCGAAGTCGACTTCAACGTCGAGGCAGGCGAGTTCGTCTTCCTCGTGGGGGCCTCCGGCTCGGGCAAGTCGACCTGTCTGCGGCTCATCCTCCGCGAGGATGTCCCCACCACCGGCCGGGTCGCCGTGCTCGGCCGCGATCTGCGCTCGCTCGCCAATCGCAAGGTCCCGTACTTCCGCCGCCACATCGGCTCGGTCTTCCAGGACTTCCGTCTGCTCCCGTCGAAGACCGTCGCGCAGAATGTGGCGTTCTCGCTGCAGGTGATCGGATCGTCGCGCGGGTTCATCCAGCAGGCCGTCCCGGAGGCGCTCGCGCTCGTCGGTCTCGACGGCAAGGCCAAGCGGATGCCTCACGAGCTCTCCGGAGGCGAGCAGCAGCGCGTCGCGATCGCACGCGCCATCGTCAACCGTCCCAAGGTGCTGCTCGCCGACGAGCCCACGGGAAACCTCGACCCTGCGACCTCGGTCGGCATCATGCAGCTGCTCACCCGCATCAACGCCGGTGGCACGACGGTCGTGATGGCTACGCACGAGGCGGCCTTCGTCGATCAGATGCAGCGGCGCGTGATCGAGCTCAAGGGCGGCGAGATGGTGCGCGACGAGGCAGGCGGCGGGTACGGCGACACCTCGAGCATCCCCCGACTCACGCCGGAGGCCGTGCCTGGCGCCGCCGCGGCCGCCGCGCTCACCGCCGTCCAGGAGGTGCAGCGCGAGAGCATCACGGGCGTGATCGAGACGCCGCCGGCCGAGCAGCCGCCCGCTGTGGCGCCACCCTCGGATCCGGATGCCCAGCGGCCGCCCGCTCAGCCCGTCCAGGGCGCACCCGCTGCGCCGACGCCGCCCGAGGAGCCGGCGACGACGGTCGGTCCCCGGACCAACCCGATCGTGATCCCGGAGGTGGAGGTCGCCGAGCTCGGCATGGCCGACCGTCTCGGCCTCTCGGGTGACGACGACGAGGAAGTGGGTCCGACCTCATGA
- a CDS encoding DUF2510 domain-containing protein — translation MSVPAGWYDDGSGRQRWWDGEQWTEHYAPETPDAPEEGGTVLAGSDANADAAADAHVAPASYEPPVAPGAQDAEDAQPTLAYPPVTPEGYPQSAYGQTSNEQVPGGQVPYGQAPYGQAPYGQAPYGQAPYGLSGQGQQGYPGAAGYDQQNPYAASAQYGGDAGYGAYAAPAPGPRKTPVLGYIGLGLAVVGGIIACIPNFVTFGIGSFLLFAAFVVSIIALFIKNTAKWPGIVGLILSVVMGIVATIVLSVSFFVSYANDPWDSSYDGYSSEEPWAEESVEPSAPGDASGERPTPEELATGLAEIAGTSEAGGYTDDLLLCLGEEFYASEMSDEALQTVADGTSDFTDPADALEFASTFADAAGVCAG, via the coding sequence ATGAGCGTTCCCGCAGGATGGTACGACGACGGATCCGGACGCCAGCGCTGGTGGGACGGCGAGCAGTGGACCGAGCACTACGCTCCCGAGACGCCTGACGCCCCGGAGGAGGGCGGCACGGTGCTCGCGGGCTCCGACGCGAACGCCGATGCGGCAGCGGATGCCCACGTCGCGCCCGCCTCCTACGAACCGCCCGTTGCCCCGGGTGCGCAGGACGCCGAGGACGCGCAGCCCACCCTCGCCTACCCGCCCGTGACACCGGAGGGGTATCCGCAGAGCGCCTACGGTCAGACGTCGAACGAGCAGGTTCCTGGCGGCCAGGTGCCATACGGTCAGGCTCCATACGGGCAGGCTCCATACGGGCAGGCACCGTACGGCCAGGCGCCCTACGGTCTGAGCGGTCAGGGCCAGCAGGGCTACCCGGGCGCAGCGGGATACGACCAGCAGAACCCGTACGCGGCCTCGGCGCAGTACGGCGGCGACGCCGGGTACGGCGCATACGCGGCACCCGCACCGGGTCCGCGCAAGACGCCCGTGCTGGGCTACATCGGGCTCGGTCTCGCCGTCGTGGGCGGCATCATCGCGTGCATCCCGAACTTCGTCACGTTCGGCATCGGCTCGTTCCTGCTGTTCGCCGCGTTCGTCGTGTCGATCATCGCGCTGTTCATCAAGAACACGGCGAAGTGGCCTGGCATCGTCGGGCTCATCCTGTCGGTCGTGATGGGCATCGTCGCGACCATCGTGCTGAGCGTGAGCTTCTTCGTCAGCTACGCCAACGACCCGTGGGACTCGTCGTACGACGGGTACTCGTCCGAAGAGCCGTGGGCCGAGGAGTCCGTCGAGCCGAGCGCGCCCGGCGATGCGAGCGGGGAGCGCCCGACCCCCGAGGAGCTCGCGACGGGTCTCGCCGAGATCGCAGGCACCTCCGAGGCCGGCGGCTACACCGACGACCTGCTCCTGTGCCTCGGCGAGGAGTTCTACGCCTCCGAGATGAGCGACGAGGCGCTGCAGACGGTCGCCGACGGCACCAGCGACTTCACGGATCCGGCGGATGCCCTCGAGTTCGCCTCGACGTTCGCCGACGCAGCGGGCGTCTGCGCCGGATGA
- a CDS encoding type II secretion system F family protein produces the protein MTLLIGAMLGTGILLCASPWLWPPRETPRRVVRSTRLRRLLDEAGHARTPVRAVVACMVGIAVTVAALAWLLTGIPVLALLAALAGAAAPVMFLRGRRLRLRKARRQMWPDVCDLLVAAIRVGLSLPDATASLAGSAPPAVRPAFAVFARDLQQTGRFESSLDRLKATLADPIADRIVETLRMARQVGGTELTGVLRALSSSVRADAALRGEVEARQSWIRGAAVLGAGAPWVILGLLAMRPEGRDAYGSPEGVVVILAGAVVSVIAFRIMLRIGRLPEPERWFG, from the coding sequence ATGACGCTGCTCATCGGAGCGATGCTCGGCACCGGCATTCTGCTCTGCGCATCGCCATGGCTCTGGCCCCCGCGAGAGACGCCGCGTCGTGTGGTGCGCAGCACCCGGCTGCGCCGGCTCCTCGACGAGGCGGGGCACGCCCGCACGCCGGTGCGCGCGGTCGTCGCGTGCATGGTCGGGATCGCCGTGACGGTGGCCGCACTCGCGTGGCTGCTCACCGGCATCCCGGTTCTGGCGCTGCTCGCGGCGCTGGCCGGTGCCGCCGCCCCGGTGATGTTCCTGCGCGGTCGCCGCCTGCGGCTGCGCAAGGCGCGCCGGCAGATGTGGCCGGACGTCTGCGATCTGCTCGTGGCGGCGATCAGGGTGGGGCTGTCGCTTCCGGATGCCACGGCGAGCCTCGCCGGTTCCGCGCCGCCCGCCGTGCGCCCGGCATTCGCCGTGTTCGCCCGTGACCTCCAGCAGACCGGACGCTTCGAATCGAGCCTCGACCGGCTCAAGGCGACCCTCGCAGACCCGATCGCCGATCGCATCGTCGAGACTCTGCGCATGGCACGTCAGGTGGGCGGCACGGAGCTCACCGGCGTGCTGCGTGCGCTGTCGTCCTCCGTGCGTGCCGATGCCGCGCTGCGCGGCGAGGTGGAGGCGCGCCAGTCGTGGATCCGCGGCGCGGCGGTTCTCGGGGCCGGTGCGCCGTGGGTGATCCTCGGCCTGCTGGCGATGCGCCCGGAGGGGCGCGACGCGTACGGCAGCCCCGAGGGGGTGGTCGTCATCCTGGCCGGTGCGGTCGTCTCGGTGATCGCGTTCCGCATCATGCTGCGGATCGGCAGACTGCCGGAGCCTGAGCGGTGGTTCGGATGA
- the prfB gene encoding peptide chain release factor 2: MFELDLSADIQALRHTFGDIREVVDVDSLREDIARLSEEAGAPDLWDDPEKAQKVTSALSHKQADLKRVTEVERRLDDLDVLVELANEMQDDDSAAEARAELESLTQTINQLEVQTLLDGEYDERNAIITIRSGAGGDDATDFAEMLMRMYLRWAEQHGYPVKVLDTSYAEGAGIKSTTFEVTAPYAFGTLSVEAGTHRLARISPFGSADKRQTSFAAVEVIPLMEEATEVEIPENDIRVDVFRSSGPGGQSVNTTDSAVRITHLPTGIVVSMQNEKSQIQNRAAAMRVLQTRLLLLQKEEEAAKKKELAGNITASWGDQMRSYFLYGQQLVKDLRTGHESGNPASVFDGDLDDFISAGIRWRKRKEED, translated from the coding sequence ATGTTCGAACTCGATCTCTCCGCCGACATACAGGCCCTGCGACACACCTTCGGCGACATCCGCGAGGTCGTCGACGTCGATTCCCTGCGCGAGGACATCGCGCGACTCAGCGAGGAAGCGGGCGCCCCCGACCTCTGGGACGACCCCGAGAAGGCGCAGAAGGTCACCAGCGCTCTCAGCCACAAGCAGGCCGACCTCAAGCGCGTCACCGAGGTCGAGCGCCGACTCGATGACCTCGACGTGCTCGTCGAGCTCGCCAACGAGATGCAGGACGACGACTCCGCAGCCGAAGCGCGCGCCGAGCTCGAGTCGCTCACGCAGACCATCAACCAGCTCGAGGTGCAGACGCTGCTCGACGGCGAGTACGACGAGCGCAACGCGATCATCACGATCCGCTCCGGGGCTGGAGGAGACGACGCCACCGACTTCGCCGAGATGCTCATGCGCATGTACCTGCGCTGGGCCGAGCAGCACGGCTACCCCGTGAAGGTGCTCGACACCTCGTACGCGGAGGGTGCGGGCATCAAGTCGACCACGTTCGAGGTCACCGCGCCTTACGCCTTCGGGACGCTCTCGGTCGAGGCAGGCACGCACCGCCTGGCTCGCATCAGCCCGTTCGGCTCGGCCGACAAGCGACAGACCTCGTTCGCCGCCGTCGAGGTCATCCCGCTGATGGAGGAGGCGACCGAGGTCGAGATCCCCGAGAACGACATCCGCGTCGACGTGTTCCGTTCGTCGGGCCCCGGTGGCCAGTCGGTGAACACGACCGACTCGGCCGTGCGCATCACCCACCTGCCCACGGGCATCGTCGTGTCGATGCAGAACGAGAAGTCGCAGATCCAGAACCGCGCCGCCGCCATGCGCGTCCTGCAGACCCGCCTCCTGCTGCTGCAGAAGGAGGAGGAGGCTGCGAAGAAGAAAGAACTCGCAGGCAACATCACGGCCAGCTGGGGCGACCAGATGCGCTCGTACTTCCTCTACGGCCAGCAGCTCGTCAAGGACCTGCGCACCGGCCATGAGTCGGGGAACCCGGCGAGTGTCTTCGACGGCGACCTCGACGACTTCATCTCGGCGGGCATCCGCTGGCGCAAGCGCAAGGAAGAGGACTGA
- a CDS encoding TadE family protein, which yields MRPSSRSERSRSLLDDETGSAALEFIVAGVLLLVPLVYLVLLLGAVQEQTLGAEAAARHTARVIGQAPDARTAAERGDAVLAGVIREYNMDADAVDVAITCRPRADECPTAGATVIVTVRTEVALPLMPPIFGLDELAAIPVEAQAAQKISRLWGDR from the coding sequence GTGCGCCCGTCGAGTCGTTCGGAGAGGAGTAGGTCGCTCCTCGACGACGAGACCGGTTCCGCCGCTCTCGAGTTCATCGTCGCGGGCGTCCTGCTGCTGGTGCCGCTGGTGTACCTGGTGCTGCTGCTGGGCGCGGTGCAGGAGCAGACCCTCGGAGCAGAGGCCGCCGCCCGTCACACCGCCAGGGTGATCGGGCAGGCACCGGATGCCCGCACCGCCGCCGAACGAGGAGACGCCGTGCTCGCCGGCGTGATCCGCGAATACAACATGGATGCGGACGCCGTGGACGTCGCCATCACCTGCCGTCCGAGGGCGGATGAGTGCCCGACGGCGGGCGCGACCGTGATCGTCACGGTGCGCACGGAGGTCGCCCTGCCGCTGATGCCGCCGATCTTCGGGCTGGACGAGTTGGCGGCCATCCCCGTCGAGGCGCAGGCCGCGCAGAAGATCTCCAGGCTGTGGGGTGACCGATGA
- a CDS encoding type II secretion system F family protein yields the protein MSALTDVAIAVLLGGTLALGLLGVLSALPRWGAPSLERRIAPYVRDVVADEALPAGVLPVVGVMPVHGRRLWERLRELLDRMLGGGDALRLRLAQAGLAQTPAAFRGRQLAWGVGGLLAGAIVVVIIAVSGRMTPPAALLPAILAAGAAIAYDMQLTARARSRRARLADELPTSLEFLALCLSAGESLLDALRRVSAIGTGELTQELRQAVLAVHTGSPLADALGETATRLRLPGLSRAIDQIIAALEHGAPLAAVLHSQAADARDEAKRVLIEQAGQKEILMLLPLVFLILPLSVLFAVYPGLFILRLGLG from the coding sequence ATGAGCGCGCTGACGGACGTCGCGATCGCGGTGCTGCTGGGCGGGACGCTCGCGCTCGGACTGCTGGGCGTGCTCTCCGCACTGCCCAGGTGGGGTGCTCCATCGCTCGAACGACGCATCGCTCCCTACGTGCGCGACGTCGTCGCGGACGAGGCGCTGCCCGCAGGCGTCCTTCCCGTCGTCGGAGTCATGCCGGTGCACGGCAGGCGTCTGTGGGAACGGCTGCGCGAGCTGCTCGACCGGATGCTCGGCGGCGGCGACGCCCTGCGGCTGCGCCTTGCCCAGGCCGGCCTCGCCCAGACCCCCGCGGCCTTCCGCGGCCGGCAGCTCGCATGGGGAGTCGGCGGCCTGCTCGCGGGCGCGATCGTCGTGGTGATCATCGCCGTGTCCGGCCGGATGACTCCGCCCGCGGCCCTGCTGCCGGCCATCCTCGCGGCCGGCGCCGCCATCGCGTACGACATGCAGCTCACGGCCCGGGCGCGTTCGCGCCGTGCACGCCTCGCCGACGAGCTGCCCACCTCGCTCGAGTTCCTCGCGCTCTGCCTCTCTGCGGGGGAGTCTCTGCTGGATGCTCTGCGGCGCGTGTCGGCGATCGGCACGGGCGAGCTCACCCAGGAGCTGCGGCAGGCCGTGCTCGCCGTGCACACCGGGTCGCCGCTCGCCGATGCCCTCGGCGAGACCGCCACGCGGCTGCGGCTGCCCGGCCTGTCCCGGGCCATCGACCAGATCATCGCGGCGCTGGAGCACGGCGCGCCGCTCGCCGCGGTGCTGCACTCCCAGGCCGCAGACGCTCGCGATGAGGCGAAGCGGGTGCTCATCGAACAGGCGGGCCAGAAGGAGATCCTCATGCTCCTGCCTCTCGTGTTCCTGATCCTGCCGCTCTCGGTGCTCTTCGCCGTGTACCCGGGGCTGTTCATCCTGCGACTCGGCCTCGGCTGA
- the smpB gene encoding SsrA-binding protein SmpB yields MPRERGEKVVATNRRARHDYNLEKSYEAGLVLTGTEVKSLRQGRANLSDGYAYVKGGEAYLDAVHIPEYSQGHWTNHSAKRIRKLLLHKEEIRKLEHAVSAGGYTLIPLKLYFSDGRAKVEIALAKGKKEYDKRQTLRERQDTREAERAMRLRNRVGE; encoded by the coding sequence ATGCCCAGGGAACGCGGGGAGAAGGTCGTCGCGACCAACCGTCGCGCGCGTCACGACTACAACCTCGAGAAGTCGTACGAGGCAGGCCTCGTGCTCACCGGCACCGAGGTCAAGTCGCTGCGCCAGGGTCGAGCGAACCTGAGCGACGGCTACGCCTACGTCAAGGGCGGCGAGGCGTACCTCGACGCCGTGCACATCCCGGAGTACTCCCAGGGCCACTGGACCAACCACTCGGCCAAGCGCATCCGCAAGCTGCTGCTGCACAAGGAGGAGATCCGCAAGCTCGAGCATGCCGTCTCGGCCGGCGGCTACACGCTCATCCCGCTGAAGCTGTACTTCTCGGACGGACGCGCCAAGGTCGAGATCGCCCTCGCGAAGGGCAAGAAGGAGTACGACAAGCGCCAGACCCTGCGCGAGCGCCAGGACACCCGCGAGGCCGAGCGCGCCATGCGGCTGCGCAATCGCGTGGGGGAGTAG
- the ftsX gene encoding permease-like cell division protein FtsX produces the protein MNFGLIVGEALIGLRRNISMVISVVLVTFVSLTFVGAAILMQTQIQTMRGYWGEKAEVTIYMCSPLSTSENCTADEATEDQITKVEDDLAGPALSPLISEVAFDDKETTYQNWVERFGEEQANAFGVENMGVAFRVTMKDPQQSRVLTEAFSGLPGVDEVQDQRRLLDPLFSALTVATYIAVGVAALMLIAAVLLIATTIRLSAYARRKEIGIMRLVGASNRSIQTPFVLEGVFAAFLGSVFASAAVLAGVKFGVEGYLAERVPFMRPLVDMQDAAFVVPVLIGIGIVLAALSAGFAIRRWLRT, from the coding sequence ATGAACTTCGGACTCATCGTCGGCGAGGCCCTCATCGGCCTTCGTCGCAACATCTCCATGGTCATCTCGGTGGTGCTGGTCACCTTCGTCTCGCTGACGTTCGTGGGCGCGGCCATCCTCATGCAGACGCAGATCCAGACGATGCGCGGCTACTGGGGCGAGAAGGCCGAGGTGACCATCTACATGTGCTCGCCGCTGTCGACATCGGAGAACTGCACCGCGGACGAGGCGACGGAGGACCAGATCACGAAGGTCGAGGACGACCTGGCCGGCCCTGCGCTCAGCCCCCTGATCAGCGAGGTCGCCTTCGACGACAAGGAGACCACCTACCAGAACTGGGTGGAGCGGTTCGGCGAGGAGCAGGCGAACGCGTTCGGCGTCGAGAACATGGGCGTGGCGTTCCGCGTGACCATGAAGGACCCGCAGCAGTCCCGGGTGCTCACCGAGGCGTTCTCAGGGCTGCCGGGTGTCGACGAGGTGCAGGATCAGCGCCGCCTGCTCGATCCGCTGTTCTCCGCCCTCACCGTCGCGACCTACATCGCCGTCGGCGTCGCAGCGCTCATGCTCATCGCCGCCGTGCTGCTCATCGCCACGACGATCCGGCTGTCGGCGTATGCGCGACGGAAGGAGATCGGCATCATGCGCCTGGTGGGCGCGTCGAACCGGTCGATCCAGACGCCGTTCGTGCTGGAGGGCGTCTTCGCGGCGTTCCTCGGCTCGGTGTTCGCCAGCGCCGCCGTCCTCGCCGGCGTCAAGTTCGGCGTCGAAGGCTACCTGGCCGAACGGGTGCCCTTCATGCGTCCTCTGGTCGACATGCAGGATGCCGCGTTCGTCGTGCCTGTGCTGATCGGCATCGGCATCGTGCTGGCGGCCCTGTCGGCCGGGTTCGCGATCCGGCGCTGGCTGCGCACCTGA
- a CDS encoding TadE/TadG family type IV pilus assembly protein, with translation MRGRSLLDDERGSSPVEFVLVGALLTALTLAVLQIALAMYVRNVVHDAAVEGAHYAALADTTLDEGAARTEAVITRAVGADYAGDVGIGQDSSLGHSSVVVRVRTTLPVLGLLGVPYGLEVEARAPVESFGEE, from the coding sequence ATGCGCGGTCGGTCGCTGCTCGACGACGAGCGAGGCTCGAGCCCTGTCGAGTTCGTGCTCGTCGGGGCGCTCCTGACAGCGCTCACGCTGGCCGTGCTGCAGATCGCCCTCGCGATGTACGTGCGCAACGTCGTGCACGACGCCGCGGTCGAAGGAGCCCACTACGCCGCCCTCGCCGACACGACGCTCGACGAGGGCGCAGCGCGCACCGAGGCCGTGATCACCCGGGCAGTGGGCGCGGACTACGCCGGCGACGTCGGGATCGGGCAGGACTCGAGTCTGGGGCACTCGAGCGTGGTCGTGCGGGTGCGCACCACGCTTCCCGTGCTCGGGCTGCTCGGTGTGCCCTACGGATTGGAGGTGGAGGCACGTGCGCCCGTCGAGTCGTTCGGAGAGGAGTAG